A genomic segment from Spinacia oleracea cultivar Varoflay chromosome 3, BTI_SOV_V1, whole genome shotgun sequence encodes:
- the LOC110800089 gene encoding transcription factor MYB53, producing MGRSPCCDEIGLKKGPWTPEEDQKLINYIHKHGHGSWRALPKLAGLNRCGKSCRLRWTNYLRPDIKRGKFTPEEEQTILNLHAILGNKWSAIANHLPGRTDNEIKNFWNTHLKKKLIQMGFDPMTHRPRTDIFSSLPHLIALANLKDLVDNNNNSCWEEQQSIRLQTEVAKLQYLQYLLQPPNNYPMPNLDMDTLNLLNSLPSAFSTKDYGDLDSPNPFDGIRDHLPGLKTLETPANNFVTSDNQVQDQVCEYTVLSHGENSSTSPWLPSSPSPPPPPVTTIATATATSAQQLVDCCTTPTTTCTSGFWPDHLLLDDSLFNDIP from the exons atgggaagaTCTCCATGTTGTGATGAAATTGGGCTGAAGAAAGGGCCATGGACCCCAGAAGAAGATCAGAAGCTTATCAATTACATCCACAAACATGGCCATGGCAGTTGGAGAGCTCTTCCTAAACTTGCAG GTTTGAACAGATGTGGGAAAAGCTGTAGGTTAAGGTGGACAAATTATCTAAGGCCGGATATCAAAAGAGGCAAATTTACGCCCGAGGAAGAACAAACAATTCTTAACCTCCATGCTATCCTTGGTAACAA GTGGTCAGCAATTGCAAACCATCTACCAGGAAGAACAGacaatgaaatcaagaatttCTGGAACACACACTTGAAGAAGAAGCTAATTCAAATGGGTTTTGACCCGATGACCCACCGCCCTCGAACCGACATATTTTCAAGCTTGCCTCACCTCATAGCCTTAGCAAACCTCAAGGATTTAgtggacaacaacaacaactctTGCTGGGAAGAACAACAATCAATTAGACTTCAAACTGAGGTTGCTAAACTTCAATACTTACAATATCTTCTTCAACCACCTAATAATTATCCCATGCCTAACCTAGACATGGACACCCTTAATCTTTTGAACTCCCTCCCCTCTGCATTTTCCACCAAGGATTATGGTGATTTGGATAGTCCAAACCCGTTCGATGGTATCCGTGATCACTTGCCGGGTCTAAAAACCCTAGAAACACCAGCTAATAATTTCGTAACAAGTGATAATCAAGTTCAAGATCAAGTTTGTGAATATACAGTTTTAAGCCATGGGGAGAATTCATCAACTTCTCCTTGGCTTCCTTCTTCTCCGTCACCACCGCCACCTCCGGTTACCACCATCGCTACCGCCACCGCCACCTCGGCCCAACAACTAGTAGATTGTTGCACCACCCCTACTACTACTTGTACTAGTGGCTTCTGGCCTGATCATCTCCTCCTTGACGACTCCTTGTTTAACGATATTCCATAG